A single genomic interval of Sceloporus undulatus isolate JIND9_A2432 ecotype Alabama chromosome 2, SceUnd_v1.1, whole genome shotgun sequence harbors:
- the LOC121921837 gene encoding zinc finger protein 397-like isoform X1, whose protein sequence is MATEKGTKFSTLGLRSVIIEPDGRPQIKMEVQELESVREQESAGEDCLATIPADVAPQRLTAAPKQCIKQELLAQGPLSQQWEVQWPELLHASLSPTPEQSGPWLPQNRLRDDAKTSQPCFEGVVATSHWARNETIARLRPRLSNRTTRETQNLNYASGRDEEEQPRRDAIVDPLSSEHQRQRFRQFDYKEAEGPWEAYCQLRKFCHQWLMPEAHTKEEIMELVILEQFLTILPQEMLNWIKERDSESCFHAVALAEHFLRRQRQEESQDQPQPQMPGMMQEETLDFSAKEDASLNVNLQQLYREVKQEQEEDASLVAAVESGNENEEMLQEREDPPDLEETISNQAEPRKPQEQDTEILKNESITSEVEALSETTVQPAISKGKRPSDRLFHSLNKLQRSQTGEELYECSDCGKNFISRAGFIMHIRIHGREKPYECSDCGKHFRRSSHLNSHSKIHAGVKPFKCTDCGKGFSRSSNLISHQRMHTGEKPYTCSSCSKQFCDKSSLVRHERLHTGDKPYKCTECGKSFSQSHHLITHQRSHTGEKPYKCLLCNKSFCDRSTYIRHQKNHNGEKTFKCLDCGECFSRNKHLVRHRSIHTARELYTCSDCGESFCRRSGLKMHQKIHTGEKPFECTDCGKKFNRSTNLISHQRIHTGERPYGCPECGKRFNRRTHLVSHQKIHGPRKEATGMLGAGGELPSAELKGGYVPPSYIITTIV, encoded by the exons ATGGCTACTGAGAAAGGAACCAAATTCTCAACTTTGGGTCTTCGCAGTGTCATCATTGAGCCGGATGGAAGGCCTCAAATCAAAATGGAAGTCCAAGAACTGGAATCAGTGAGAGAACAGGAGAGCGCTGGGGAAGACTGCCTGGCTACCATCCCTGCAGATGTGGCTCCTCAAAGACTAACAGCAGCCCCAAAGCAATGCATTAAACAGGAATTATTGGCCCAGGGGCCCCTGTCGCAGCAGTGGGAGGTGCAATGGCCAGAGCTCCTGCATGCATCGCTGTCCCCGACACCTGAACAGAGTGGTCCATGGTTGCCACAGAATAGGCTGAGGGATGATGCTAAGACTTCTCAACCATGTTTTGAAGGAGTGGTGGCCACCAGCCACTGGGCTAGAAATGAAACCATAGCCAGGCTGAGGCCAAGACTCAGTAATAGAACAACCAGGGAAACCCAAAACCTAAACTATGCAAGTGGAAGGGATGAAGAGGAGCAACCAAGAAGAGACGCCATCGTCGATCCCCTCAGTTCAGAACACCAGCGCCAGCGTTTCCGCCAGTTTGACTACAAAGAAGCTGAGGGTCCCTGGGAGGCTTACTGCCAGCTCCGGAAATTTTGCCATCAGTGGCTGATGCCGGAGGCACACACCAAAGAGGAGATCATGGAGCTGGTGATCCTTGAGCAGTTCTTGACCATCCTGCCCCAAGAGATGCTGAACTGGATCAAGGAACGAGATTCGGAGAGCTGTTTTCATGCAGTGGCTCTCGCTGAGCATTTTCTCCGGAGGCAGCGCCAGGAGGAGAGCCAAGATCAGCCACAGCCGCAG ATGCCAGGGATGATGCAGGAGGAGACTTTGGATTTTTCAGCCAAAGAAGATGCTTCACTGAATGTGAACCTCCAGCAGCTCTACAGGGAAGTCAAGCAAGAGCAGGAAGAGGATGCCAGCCTCGTAG CAGCTGTTGAAAGTGGGAACGAAAATGAGGAGATGCTGCAGGAAAGGGAAGATCCTCCAGACTTGGAAGAAACCATTTCAAATCAAGCCGAGCCCAGGAAACCACAGGAACAAGACACAGAGATCCTTAAGAATGAATCCATCACCTCTGAAGTGGAGGCCCTCAGCGAAACAACAGTCCAGCCTGCAATATCCAAAGGAAAGCGACCAAGTGACAGGCTGTTCCACAGCCTCAATAAGCTTCAGAGAAGCCAGACTGGGGAGGAACTCTACGAATGCTCTGACTGCGGGAAAAACTTTATCTCCAGAGCTGGCTTCATCATGCACATAAGAATCCATGGTAGAGAAAAACCATATGAATGTTCGGACTGTGGTAAACACTTCCGGCGGAGCTCGCACCTCAACAGCCATAGCAAGATCCATGCGGGAGTGAAGCCGTTTAAATGTACAGACTGTGGGAAGGGTTTCAGCCGAAGCTCCAACCTTATTTCACATCAGAGGATGCACACGGGGGAGAAACCCTACACCTGCTCCTCGTGCAGCAAACAGTTCTGTGACAAATCAAGTCTGGTCCGGCATGAGCGGCTTCATACTGGGGATAAACCATATAAGTGCACTGAATGTGGGAAAAGCTTTAGCCAAAGCCACCACCTCATCACGCACCAGAGAagtcacacaggggaaaaaccataCAAGTGTTTGCTCTGCAATAAAAGCTTTTGCGACAGATCGACTTACATTAGACACCAGAAAAACCACAACGGGGAGAAGacatttaaatgcctggactgTGGGGAATGCTTCAGTCGAAACAAACACCTTGTTAGGCATAGGAGTATCCACACGGCACGGGAATTGTATACATGCTCGGATTGCGGGGAAAGCTTTTGCCGTCGGTCGGGCCTTAAGATGCACCAGAAGATTCACACTGGGGAAAAGCCGTTCGAATGCACAGACTGTGGGAAGAAGTTCAACCGCAGTACAAACCTTATTAgccaccagagaatccacactggagagagacCCTATGGGTGTCCCGAGTGTGGGAAGAGATTCAATCGGAGGACCCACCTTGTTAGCCATCAGAAAATCCACGGGCCGAGGAAAGAAGCGACAGGAATGCTAGGAGCAGGGGGAGAGCTTCCATCTGCAGAACTCAAGGGAGGATATGTCCCCCCATCTTATATCATCACAACAATTGTGTGA
- the LOC121921837 gene encoding zinc finger protein 397-like isoform X2 — translation MATEKGTKFSTLGLRSVIIEPDGRPQIKMEVQELESVREQESAGEDCLATIPADVAPQRLTAAPKQCIKQELLAQGPLSQQWEVQWPELLHASLSPTPEQSGPWLPQNRLRDDAKTSQPCFEGVVATSHWARNETIARLRPRLSNRTTRETQNLNYASGRDEEEQPRRDAIVDPLSSEHQRQRFRQFDYKEAEGPWEAYCQLRKFCHQWLMPEAHTKEEIMELVILEQFLTILPQEMLNWIKERDSESCFHAVALAEHFLRRQRQEESQDQPQPQMPGMMQEETLDFSAKEDASLNVNLQQLYREVKQEQEEDASLVAVESGNENEEMLQEREDPPDLEETISNQAEPRKPQEQDTEILKNESITSEVEALSETTVQPAISKGKRPSDRLFHSLNKLQRSQTGEELYECSDCGKNFISRAGFIMHIRIHGREKPYECSDCGKHFRRSSHLNSHSKIHAGVKPFKCTDCGKGFSRSSNLISHQRMHTGEKPYTCSSCSKQFCDKSSLVRHERLHTGDKPYKCTECGKSFSQSHHLITHQRSHTGEKPYKCLLCNKSFCDRSTYIRHQKNHNGEKTFKCLDCGECFSRNKHLVRHRSIHTARELYTCSDCGESFCRRSGLKMHQKIHTGEKPFECTDCGKKFNRSTNLISHQRIHTGERPYGCPECGKRFNRRTHLVSHQKIHGPRKEATGMLGAGGELPSAELKGGYVPPSYIITTIV, via the exons ATGGCTACTGAGAAAGGAACCAAATTCTCAACTTTGGGTCTTCGCAGTGTCATCATTGAGCCGGATGGAAGGCCTCAAATCAAAATGGAAGTCCAAGAACTGGAATCAGTGAGAGAACAGGAGAGCGCTGGGGAAGACTGCCTGGCTACCATCCCTGCAGATGTGGCTCCTCAAAGACTAACAGCAGCCCCAAAGCAATGCATTAAACAGGAATTATTGGCCCAGGGGCCCCTGTCGCAGCAGTGGGAGGTGCAATGGCCAGAGCTCCTGCATGCATCGCTGTCCCCGACACCTGAACAGAGTGGTCCATGGTTGCCACAGAATAGGCTGAGGGATGATGCTAAGACTTCTCAACCATGTTTTGAAGGAGTGGTGGCCACCAGCCACTGGGCTAGAAATGAAACCATAGCCAGGCTGAGGCCAAGACTCAGTAATAGAACAACCAGGGAAACCCAAAACCTAAACTATGCAAGTGGAAGGGATGAAGAGGAGCAACCAAGAAGAGACGCCATCGTCGATCCCCTCAGTTCAGAACACCAGCGCCAGCGTTTCCGCCAGTTTGACTACAAAGAAGCTGAGGGTCCCTGGGAGGCTTACTGCCAGCTCCGGAAATTTTGCCATCAGTGGCTGATGCCGGAGGCACACACCAAAGAGGAGATCATGGAGCTGGTGATCCTTGAGCAGTTCTTGACCATCCTGCCCCAAGAGATGCTGAACTGGATCAAGGAACGAGATTCGGAGAGCTGTTTTCATGCAGTGGCTCTCGCTGAGCATTTTCTCCGGAGGCAGCGCCAGGAGGAGAGCCAAGATCAGCCACAGCCGCAG ATGCCAGGGATGATGCAGGAGGAGACTTTGGATTTTTCAGCCAAAGAAGATGCTTCACTGAATGTGAACCTCCAGCAGCTCTACAGGGAAGTCAAGCAAGAGCAGGAAGAGGATGCCAGCCTCGTAG CTGTTGAAAGTGGGAACGAAAATGAGGAGATGCTGCAGGAAAGGGAAGATCCTCCAGACTTGGAAGAAACCATTTCAAATCAAGCCGAGCCCAGGAAACCACAGGAACAAGACACAGAGATCCTTAAGAATGAATCCATCACCTCTGAAGTGGAGGCCCTCAGCGAAACAACAGTCCAGCCTGCAATATCCAAAGGAAAGCGACCAAGTGACAGGCTGTTCCACAGCCTCAATAAGCTTCAGAGAAGCCAGACTGGGGAGGAACTCTACGAATGCTCTGACTGCGGGAAAAACTTTATCTCCAGAGCTGGCTTCATCATGCACATAAGAATCCATGGTAGAGAAAAACCATATGAATGTTCGGACTGTGGTAAACACTTCCGGCGGAGCTCGCACCTCAACAGCCATAGCAAGATCCATGCGGGAGTGAAGCCGTTTAAATGTACAGACTGTGGGAAGGGTTTCAGCCGAAGCTCCAACCTTATTTCACATCAGAGGATGCACACGGGGGAGAAACCCTACACCTGCTCCTCGTGCAGCAAACAGTTCTGTGACAAATCAAGTCTGGTCCGGCATGAGCGGCTTCATACTGGGGATAAACCATATAAGTGCACTGAATGTGGGAAAAGCTTTAGCCAAAGCCACCACCTCATCACGCACCAGAGAagtcacacaggggaaaaaccataCAAGTGTTTGCTCTGCAATAAAAGCTTTTGCGACAGATCGACTTACATTAGACACCAGAAAAACCACAACGGGGAGAAGacatttaaatgcctggactgTGGGGAATGCTTCAGTCGAAACAAACACCTTGTTAGGCATAGGAGTATCCACACGGCACGGGAATTGTATACATGCTCGGATTGCGGGGAAAGCTTTTGCCGTCGGTCGGGCCTTAAGATGCACCAGAAGATTCACACTGGGGAAAAGCCGTTCGAATGCACAGACTGTGGGAAGAAGTTCAACCGCAGTACAAACCTTATTAgccaccagagaatccacactggagagagacCCTATGGGTGTCCCGAGTGTGGGAAGAGATTCAATCGGAGGACCCACCTTGTTAGCCATCAGAAAATCCACGGGCCGAGGAAAGAAGCGACAGGAATGCTAGGAGCAGGGGGAGAGCTTCCATCTGCAGAACTCAAGGGAGGATATGTCCCCCCATCTTATATCATCACAACAATTGTGTGA
- the LOC121921945 gene encoding zinc finger and SCAN domain-containing protein 16-like isoform X1: protein MCQPEVTLEIKMEEWNPPKKPQFGEKSESRGNDPHIETMQEFLTGAAPQQIKEEPDDGLEQRWDTQWLEFLKTVKSPHSEWQHLRLPSPISEGNLKSAQQASLKGVTEVGHWPRGEWLTQALPDLLGEAQLACRDLDSCPTVKVEVLDENNTVSLEVRRQHFRQLSYQEAEGPREICQRLQELCHQWLVPERHTKEQMLELLILEQFLTILPREMQSWVRERGPETCAEAVVLAEDFLLMLQGPKRQEGKDPVPLEEPFMNIPKAEQDESDSANRQLSLEATFLGINDPVLESKAEPFQLEGPEPEQVGVSEVEELQEKFFPGFELEENRGSPQGSQIPQESYLWKITEQVFLCESKEYKNTVPDRKEKSQRPTTNNSTRGTDFGKSLQSFDLLKNQKKPMQKFKCSYCGASSNIRANIVVHERIHTGEKPYTCLTCGKSFSRKSTLVRHKRTHTGEKPYNCSICGKSFSIRCNLLRHERVHMGDKSYHCAHCGQSFSQRLLFVIHERTHTGGKKL from the exons ATGTGTCAACCAG AGGTAACGCTGGAGATAAAAATGGAGGAGTGGAATCCACCAAAGAAACCTCAGTTTGGGGAGAAATCAGAAAGTAGAGGAAATGATCCTCATATAGAGACAATGCAGGAATTCTTGACCGGAGCAGCTCCCCAACAAATCAAAGAAGAACCAGACGATGGGCTGGAACAGCGTTGGGATACGCAGTGGCTGGAGTTCTTGAAGACGGTCAAGTCCCCACATTCGGAATGGCAGCACCTCAGGCTTCCCAGCCCCATCTCAGAGGGGAATTTGAAGTCGGCTCAGCAGGCTTCCTTAAAGGGAGTTACTGAAGTCGGCCACTGGCCGAGAGGTGAATGGTTGACTCAGGCCTTGCCGGATCTCCTTGGAGAGGCTCAGCTGGCCTGTAGAGACCTGGACTCATGTCCGACTGTGAAGGTTGAGGTTCTGGATGAAAACAACACGGTCAGCCTGGAGGTCCGGCGCCAGCATTTTCGGCAGCTCTCCTACCAGGAGGCTGAGGGACCCCGAGAGATTTGCCAGAGGCTCCAAGAGCTCTGCCACCAGTGGTTGGTGCCAGAGAGACACACCAAAGAGCAGATGCTGGAATTAttgatcctggagcagttcctgaccATCCTTCCCCGAGAAATGCAGAGCTGGGTCAGGGAGCGAGGGCCGGAGACTTGTGCCGAGGCTGTGGTTCTGGCAGAAGATTTCCTCCTGATGCTTCAAGGACCTAAGAGGCAGGAAGGAAAG GATCCAGTGCCCTTGGAAGAGCCTTTTATGAACATCCCCAAGGCAGAGCAAGATGAGTCAGATTCTGCAAACAGGcagctctctctggaagccaccTTCCTAG GAATCAACGATCCAGTCTTGGAGAGCAAAGCAGAGCCCTTTCAGCTGGAAGGACCTGAGCCAGAACAAGTGGGAGTCAGTGAAGTGGAAGAACTCCAGGAGAAATTTTTCCCAGGTtttgagttggaagagaaccgTGGAAGCCCACAAGGATCACAAATCCCCCAAGAGAGCTATCTGTGGAAGATCACAGAGCAGGTTTTTCTTTGCGAAAGCAAGGAATATAAAAACACAGTTCCAGATAGGAAGGAGAAATCCCAGAGGCCCACGACCAACAACAGCACCAGGGGGACAGATTTTGGGAAAAGTCTTCAGAGCTTCGACCTTCTCAAGAACCAGAAAAAGCCGATGCAGAAGTTCAAGTGCTCTTATTGTGGGGCCTCATCCAACATCCGCGCCAACATTGTCGTACACGAGAGAATCCACACGGGGGAGAAGCCTTACACCTGCTTGACTTGCGGGAAAAGCTTCAGTCGGAAGTCGACCCTCGTCCGGCACAAAcggacccacacaggagagaagccgtacAACTGCTCCAtctgtgggaaaagcttcagcaTCCGGTGTAACCTTTTACGGCACGAACGGGTCCACATGGGAGATAAATCCTACCATTGTGCACATTGTGGTCAGAGCTTCAGCCAGAGACTCTTGTTTGTGATACATGAGAGAACtcacacaggaggaaaaaagtTATAA
- the LOC121921945 gene encoding zinc finger and SCAN domain-containing protein 16-like isoform X2 → MEEWNPPKKPQFGEKSESRGNDPHIETMQEFLTGAAPQQIKEEPDDGLEQRWDTQWLEFLKTVKSPHSEWQHLRLPSPISEGNLKSAQQASLKGVTEVGHWPRGEWLTQALPDLLGEAQLACRDLDSCPTVKVEVLDENNTVSLEVRRQHFRQLSYQEAEGPREICQRLQELCHQWLVPERHTKEQMLELLILEQFLTILPREMQSWVRERGPETCAEAVVLAEDFLLMLQGPKRQEGKDPVPLEEPFMNIPKAEQDESDSANRQLSLEATFLGINDPVLESKAEPFQLEGPEPEQVGVSEVEELQEKFFPGFELEENRGSPQGSQIPQESYLWKITEQVFLCESKEYKNTVPDRKEKSQRPTTNNSTRGTDFGKSLQSFDLLKNQKKPMQKFKCSYCGASSNIRANIVVHERIHTGEKPYTCLTCGKSFSRKSTLVRHKRTHTGEKPYNCSICGKSFSIRCNLLRHERVHMGDKSYHCAHCGQSFSQRLLFVIHERTHTGGKKL, encoded by the exons ATGGAGGAGTGGAATCCACCAAAGAAACCTCAGTTTGGGGAGAAATCAGAAAGTAGAGGAAATGATCCTCATATAGAGACAATGCAGGAATTCTTGACCGGAGCAGCTCCCCAACAAATCAAAGAAGAACCAGACGATGGGCTGGAACAGCGTTGGGATACGCAGTGGCTGGAGTTCTTGAAGACGGTCAAGTCCCCACATTCGGAATGGCAGCACCTCAGGCTTCCCAGCCCCATCTCAGAGGGGAATTTGAAGTCGGCTCAGCAGGCTTCCTTAAAGGGAGTTACTGAAGTCGGCCACTGGCCGAGAGGTGAATGGTTGACTCAGGCCTTGCCGGATCTCCTTGGAGAGGCTCAGCTGGCCTGTAGAGACCTGGACTCATGTCCGACTGTGAAGGTTGAGGTTCTGGATGAAAACAACACGGTCAGCCTGGAGGTCCGGCGCCAGCATTTTCGGCAGCTCTCCTACCAGGAGGCTGAGGGACCCCGAGAGATTTGCCAGAGGCTCCAAGAGCTCTGCCACCAGTGGTTGGTGCCAGAGAGACACACCAAAGAGCAGATGCTGGAATTAttgatcctggagcagttcctgaccATCCTTCCCCGAGAAATGCAGAGCTGGGTCAGGGAGCGAGGGCCGGAGACTTGTGCCGAGGCTGTGGTTCTGGCAGAAGATTTCCTCCTGATGCTTCAAGGACCTAAGAGGCAGGAAGGAAAG GATCCAGTGCCCTTGGAAGAGCCTTTTATGAACATCCCCAAGGCAGAGCAAGATGAGTCAGATTCTGCAAACAGGcagctctctctggaagccaccTTCCTAG GAATCAACGATCCAGTCTTGGAGAGCAAAGCAGAGCCCTTTCAGCTGGAAGGACCTGAGCCAGAACAAGTGGGAGTCAGTGAAGTGGAAGAACTCCAGGAGAAATTTTTCCCAGGTtttgagttggaagagaaccgTGGAAGCCCACAAGGATCACAAATCCCCCAAGAGAGCTATCTGTGGAAGATCACAGAGCAGGTTTTTCTTTGCGAAAGCAAGGAATATAAAAACACAGTTCCAGATAGGAAGGAGAAATCCCAGAGGCCCACGACCAACAACAGCACCAGGGGGACAGATTTTGGGAAAAGTCTTCAGAGCTTCGACCTTCTCAAGAACCAGAAAAAGCCGATGCAGAAGTTCAAGTGCTCTTATTGTGGGGCCTCATCCAACATCCGCGCCAACATTGTCGTACACGAGAGAATCCACACGGGGGAGAAGCCTTACACCTGCTTGACTTGCGGGAAAAGCTTCAGTCGGAAGTCGACCCTCGTCCGGCACAAAcggacccacacaggagagaagccgtacAACTGCTCCAtctgtgggaaaagcttcagcaTCCGGTGTAACCTTTTACGGCACGAACGGGTCCACATGGGAGATAAATCCTACCATTGTGCACATTGTGGTCAGAGCTTCAGCCAGAGACTCTTGTTTGTGATACATGAGAGAACtcacacaggaggaaaaaagtTATAA